Proteins from one Nitrobacteraceae bacterium AZCC 2146 genomic window:
- a CDS encoding pilus assembly protein CpaD (product_source=KO:K02281; cleavage_site_network=SignalP-noTM; cog=COG5461; ko=KO:K02281; pfam=PF09476; tigrfam=TIGR02522) codes for MTIKQPARFNRRLRLAVALLGVSVASINLGACTTDRDVTTASIPDDYRLRHPIVIQESNRSVEIFVGSQRGGLSGAQRADVAALAQTWLRDGTGSIIAEVPTDTPNARAAVDSMREVQSLLIASGIPPRGIVVRNYRPADPRQFATLRLTYPRIVADAGPCGTWPEDIGPSIKNKSYLENKAYYNLGCAQQRNLAAMVTNPSDLVQPRPEAPAYNARRTFALDKYRKGESTATVYPDADKTKISNVGQ; via the coding sequence ATGACCATCAAGCAACCCGCCAGGTTCAACCGGCGCCTCCGCCTCGCGGTGGCGCTGTTGGGCGTATCGGTCGCCTCGATCAACCTGGGCGCATGCACCACCGACCGCGACGTGACGACGGCGAGCATTCCGGACGACTACCGGCTGCGTCATCCGATCGTGATCCAGGAATCCAACCGCAGCGTGGAGATCTTCGTCGGTTCGCAGCGCGGCGGCTTGTCCGGTGCACAGCGCGCCGACGTAGCAGCGCTGGCGCAGACCTGGCTGCGCGACGGCACCGGCAGCATCATCGCCGAAGTCCCGACCGACACACCAAATGCGCGCGCCGCAGTGGATTCGATGCGTGAGGTTCAGTCGTTGCTGATCGCCAGCGGCATCCCGCCGCGCGGCATCGTGGTGCGCAACTATCGCCCGGCGGACCCGCGCCAGTTCGCCACGCTCCGCCTGACCTATCCGCGGATCGTCGCCGACGCCGGACCGTGCGGAACCTGGCCCGAAGACATCGGTCCCTCGATCAAGAACAAGAGCTATCTCGAGAACAAGGCGTACTACAATCTCGGCTGCGCGCAGCAACGCAACCTCGCCGCCATGGTTACCAACCCGTCGGATCTGGTTCAGCCGCGTCCGGAAGCGCCGGCCTACAACGCCCGCCGCACCTTCGCACTCGACAAGTATCGCAAGGGCGAAAGCACTGCCACGGTCTATCCTGACGCGGATAAAACCAAAATAAGTAATGTGGGCCAATGA
- a CDS encoding pilus assembly protein CpaE (product_source=KO:K02282; cath_funfam=3.40.50.2300,3.40.50.300; cog=COG4963; ko=KO:K02282; pfam=PF13614; superfamily=52540), which translates to MISYAQKTADEQPAAAPTAAVADEHIAPAPRVSVQAFCETVETAAAVQAAGEDRRLGKAHLKIQMGGMAAATEAYRSAPTPNVIILETDPRTDILAGLDQLATVCDAGTRVVVIGKVNDVTLYRELVRRGVSDYVIAPVVTIDVVRSICGLFSAPEAKAVGRIIAVVGAKGGVGASTVAHNVAWAIARDLALDSVVADLDLAFGTAGLDYNQDPPQGIADAVFSPDRVDTAFIDRLLSKCTDHLSLLAAPATLERVYDFGAEAFDSIFDTLRSTMPCIVLDVPHQWSGWTKRALIGADDILVVAAPDLANLRNTKNMYDLIKASRPNDRAPLYCLNQVGVPKRPEISASEFAKAIESPPIATIPFDPQMFGSAANNGQMIAEIAASHRTTEIFLQIAQRLTGRGETKKPRGSFLSPFLEKLRSK; encoded by the coding sequence ATGATCAGCTACGCACAGAAGACCGCAGACGAACAACCCGCCGCCGCGCCAACCGCAGCCGTGGCGGACGAGCATATCGCGCCGGCACCGCGGGTGTCGGTGCAGGCGTTTTGCGAAACGGTGGAAACCGCGGCCGCCGTCCAGGCAGCCGGTGAAGACCGCCGGCTGGGCAAGGCCCATCTCAAGATCCAGATGGGCGGCATGGCCGCCGCCACCGAAGCCTACCGCTCGGCACCGACGCCGAACGTCATCATTCTGGAAACCGACCCGCGCACCGACATCCTTGCCGGCCTCGATCAGCTCGCCACGGTCTGCGACGCCGGCACCCGGGTCGTGGTGATCGGCAAGGTCAACGATGTCACGCTGTACCGCGAGCTGGTTCGCCGTGGCGTCAGCGATTATGTCATCGCGCCGGTCGTCACCATCGACGTGGTGCGTTCGATCTGCGGACTGTTCTCGGCGCCCGAGGCCAAGGCGGTCGGCCGCATCATCGCCGTGGTCGGCGCCAAGGGCGGCGTCGGTGCATCGACCGTCGCGCACAACGTCGCCTGGGCGATCGCCCGCGACCTCGCGCTGGATTCCGTCGTCGCCGATCTCGATCTGGCGTTCGGCACCGCTGGCCTCGATTACAACCAGGATCCGCCGCAGGGCATCGCCGACGCGGTGTTTTCGCCGGACCGTGTCGATACCGCCTTCATCGACCGCCTGCTGTCGAAGTGCACCGACCATCTCAGCCTGCTGGCGGCACCGGCGACGCTGGAGCGGGTCTACGACTTCGGCGCGGAAGCGTTCGATTCGATCTTCGACACCCTGCGTTCCACCATGCCGTGCATCGTGCTCGACGTTCCGCATCAATGGTCCGGCTGGACCAAGCGGGCGCTGATCGGCGCCGACGACATTCTGGTCGTCGCGGCACCCGACCTCGCCAATCTGCGCAACACCAAGAACATGTACGATCTGATCAAGGCGTCGCGGCCCAACGACCGCGCTCCGCTTTATTGCCTCAACCAGGTCGGGGTGCCGAAGCGGCCGGAAATCAGCGCGAGCGAATTCGCCAAGGCGATCGAAAGCCCGCCGATTGCGACGATCCCGTTCGATCCGCAGATGTTCGGCTCGGCCGCCAACAACGGCCAGATGATCGCGGAAATCGCCGCCAGCCATCGCACCACCGAAATCTTTCTGCAGATCGCGCAGCGGCTGACCGGCCGCGGCGAAACCAAGAAGCCACGGGGCTCGTTCCTGTCGCCATTCCTCGAGAAGTTGCGGTCGAAGTAA
- a CDS encoding pilus assembly protein CpaF (product_source=KO:K02283; cath_funfam=3.40.50.300; cog=COG4962; ko=KO:K02283; pfam=PF00437; smart=SM00382; superfamily=52540) — MFGKRSGADTETRALKPIAPEPTPGAMSVSAPPTVSSPPLAPARSAPPPQIAERRSENYYQVKATIFGALIEAIDLAQLAKLDGESAREEIRDIVNEIIAIKNIVMSIAEQEELLDDICNDVLGYGPLEPLLSRDDISDIMVNGAGTVFIEVAGRIQKTGIRFRDNQQLLNICQRIVSQVGRRVDESSPICDARLADGSRVNAIVPPLAIDGPALTIRKFKKDKLTLDQLVKFGAISPEGAEILQIIGRCRANVLISGGTGSGKTTLLNCLTQYIDDDERIITCEDAAELQLQQPHVVRLETRPPNIEGEGQVTMRELVRNCLRMRPERIIVGEVRGPEAFDLLQAMNTGHDGSMGTLHANNPREALSRCESMITMGGFSLPSRTIREMICASIDVVVQAARLRDGSRRITHITEVMGMEGDTIITQDLFIYDMIGEDTNGNIIGRHRSTGIGRPRFWDRARYYGEEKRLAAALDAAEVAAIN, encoded by the coding sequence GTGTTTGGTAAGCGTAGCGGAGCCGATACAGAAACAAGGGCCTTGAAGCCCATTGCGCCGGAGCCAACTCCCGGCGCGATGAGCGTGAGCGCGCCGCCGACGGTCTCCTCACCGCCGCTGGCACCGGCCCGCTCGGCACCGCCGCCCCAGATCGCGGAGCGACGCTCGGAAAACTACTATCAGGTCAAGGCGACGATCTTTGGCGCACTGATCGAGGCGATCGATCTGGCGCAGCTCGCCAAGCTTGATGGCGAGTCCGCGCGCGAGGAAATTCGCGACATCGTCAACGAGATCATCGCGATCAAGAATATCGTGATGTCGATCGCCGAGCAGGAGGAGCTGCTCGACGACATCTGCAACGACGTGCTCGGCTATGGCCCGCTGGAGCCGCTGCTGTCGCGCGACGACATCTCCGACATCATGGTCAACGGTGCCGGCACGGTGTTCATCGAAGTCGCCGGCCGGATCCAGAAGACCGGCATCCGCTTCCGCGACAACCAGCAGCTGCTCAACATCTGCCAGCGCATCGTCAGCCAGGTCGGCCGCCGCGTCGATGAATCCTCGCCGATCTGCGACGCCCGCCTCGCCGACGGTTCGCGCGTCAACGCCATCGTGCCGCCACTGGCGATCGATGGTCCCGCGCTCACCATTCGCAAGTTCAAGAAGGACAAGCTGACGCTCGACCAGTTGGTCAAGTTCGGTGCGATCTCGCCGGAAGGCGCGGAGATCCTGCAGATCATCGGTCGCTGCCGCGCCAACGTCCTGATCTCCGGCGGCACCGGCTCCGGCAAGACGACCTTGCTGAACTGTCTGACGCAATACATCGACGACGACGAGCGCATCATCACCTGCGAAGACGCCGCCGAACTTCAGCTGCAGCAGCCGCATGTGGTGCGCCTGGAAACCCGCCCGCCCAACATCGAGGGCGAAGGCCAGGTCACCATGCGCGAGCTGGTACGAAACTGCCTGCGTATGCGTCCCGAGCGGATCATCGTCGGCGAAGTCCGCGGACCGGAAGCCTTCGATCTGTTGCAGGCGATGAACACCGGCCATGACGGATCGATGGGAACGCTGCACGCCAACAATCCGCGCGAAGCGCTGTCACGCTGCGAATCGATGATCACGATGGGCGGCTTCTCGCTGCCGTCGCGCACCATCCGCGAAATGATCTGCGCCTCGATCGACGTCGTGGTGCAGGCCGCACGTTTGCGCGACGGCTCGCGCCGCATCACCCACATCACCGAGGTGATGGGCATGGAAGGCGACACCATCATCACCCAGGACCTGTTCATCTACGACATGATCGGGGAAGACACCAACGGCAACATCATCGGCCGGCATCGTTCGACCGGCATCGGCCGGCCGCGGTTCTGGGATCGTGCGCGCTACTACGGCGAAGAGAAACGACTGGCGGCCGCGCTCGATGCTGCTGAAGTGGCCGCGATAAACTGA
- a CDS encoding tight adherence protein B (product_source=KO:K12510; cog=COG4965; ko=KO:K12510; pfam=PF00482; transmembrane_helix_parts=Outside_1_4,TMhelix_5_27,Inside_28_96,TMhelix_97_114,Outside_115_118,TMhelix_119_141,Inside_142_264,TMhelix_265_284,Outside_285_298,TMhelix_299_316,Inside_317_324), whose amino-acid sequence MSMQALAMAFLAFTAVGGLAWVFIYPSLSGENKAAQRRATVSRSEPVVRQTDRAQRSRREQVEGSLKEVEARRQKAKKVALGIRISQAGLNWTTKKFMVVSGILGASSFLITMVMGGGLLAAGGLAVATGFGLPRWILNFLKKRREQAFLRALPDAVDVIVRGIKAGLPLFDSIKVVAADATEPLKSEFLAIIETQTIGMPLGDACARLYERMPVPEANFFGIVVAIQQKSGGNLSEALGNLSKVLRDRKKMAEKIQAMSMEAKASAGIIGSLPPIVMVLVYLSTPDYISLLWTEPTGRLMLAGSALWMSAGIFVMKKMINFDF is encoded by the coding sequence ATGAGCATGCAGGCGCTCGCCATGGCCTTTCTCGCCTTCACCGCGGTTGGCGGGCTGGCCTGGGTCTTCATCTATCCGTCGCTGTCCGGCGAAAATAAAGCCGCGCAGCGCCGTGCCACGGTGTCGCGTTCGGAGCCGGTCGTCCGGCAGACCGACCGAGCGCAGCGCTCCCGGCGCGAACAGGTCGAAGGCTCGTTGAAGGAAGTCGAGGCGCGCCGCCAGAAGGCCAAGAAGGTCGCGCTCGGCATCCGGATTTCTCAGGCCGGCCTGAACTGGACCACCAAGAAATTCATGGTGGTCTCCGGCATTCTTGGCGCCAGCAGTTTCCTGATCACAATGGTGATGGGTGGCGGCCTGCTCGCTGCCGGCGGCCTTGCCGTCGCCACCGGCTTCGGCCTGCCGCGCTGGATACTGAATTTCCTGAAGAAGCGCCGCGAGCAGGCGTTTCTCCGTGCCCTGCCCGACGCGGTCGATGTGATCGTGCGCGGCATCAAGGCCGGCCTGCCGCTGTTCGACTCCATCAAGGTGGTGGCGGCCGACGCGACAGAGCCGCTGAAGAGCGAATTCCTCGCCATCATCGAAACCCAGACCATCGGCATGCCGCTCGGCGACGCCTGCGCGCGGCTCTATGAGCGCATGCCGGTACCGGAAGCGAACTTCTTCGGCATCGTGGTGGCTATCCAGCAGAAGTCCGGCGGCAACCTCTCGGAGGCCCTCGGCAATCTTTCCAAGGTGCTGCGCGACCGCAAGAAAATGGCCGAGAAGATCCAGGCGATGTCGATGGAAGCCAAGGCGTCCGCCGGCATCATCGGTTCGCTGCCGCCGATCGTCATGGTGCTCGTCTATCTCAGCACGCCCGACTACATATCGCTGCTATGGACCGAACCGACCGGCCGACTGATGCTAGCCGGCAGTGCGTTATGGATGTCCGCGGGCATCTTCGTCATGAAGAAAATGATCAACTTCGACTTCTGA
- a CDS encoding tight adherence protein C (product_source=KO:K12511; cog=COG2064; ko=KO:K12511; pfam=PF00482; superfamily=81540; transmembrane_helix_parts=Outside_1_14,TMhelix_15_37,Inside_38_115,TMhelix_116_138,Outside_139_147,TMhelix_148_170,Inside_171_295,TMhelix_296_318,Outside_319_324), with product MLDILLAKFHDAKFMTLALAAIAVTATVYSLLTPLFAGNGLAKRMKAVASERERIRARERDRLAKNDRVSLRQSPKQLISKVVTDFNLGKWLAQEAALDKLVMAGYRGQAPYITFLFFRALVPIVFLIFSIVYVFVISHLEQSMPIKIGICLVATYLGMQAPMIFLKNAIGKRQLSIRRAFPDALDLLLICIESGMSIEVAFRRVSIEIGSQSVALAEEFTLTTAELSYLQDRKVAYENLAKRTGLEGVKSVCLALMQSERYGTPLGQSLRVMAQENRDMRMNEAEKKAAALPPKLTVPMILFFLPVLFVVILGPTGIKVAAMQ from the coding sequence ATGCTTGATATCCTGCTCGCGAAATTTCACGACGCCAAGTTCATGACGCTGGCGCTGGCGGCGATCGCGGTCACCGCCACGGTGTACAGCCTGCTGACGCCGCTGTTCGCCGGCAATGGCCTGGCCAAGCGCATGAAGGCCGTCGCCAGCGAGCGGGAGCGGATCCGGGCGCGCGAGCGCGACCGTCTTGCCAAGAACGACCGGGTGTCGCTGCGGCAATCGCCGAAGCAGCTGATCTCGAAGGTCGTGACTGACTTCAACCTTGGAAAATGGCTGGCGCAGGAAGCCGCGCTCGACAAGCTGGTGATGGCCGGCTACCGCGGCCAGGCGCCCTACATCACCTTCCTGTTCTTTCGCGCGCTGGTGCCGATCGTCTTCCTGATATTCTCCATAGTCTACGTATTCGTGATCTCGCACCTGGAGCAGTCGATGCCGATCAAGATCGGCATCTGCCTCGTCGCGACCTATCTCGGCATGCAGGCGCCAATGATCTTCCTGAAGAACGCCATCGGCAAGCGCCAGCTTTCGATCCGGCGCGCGTTTCCGGACGCACTCGATCTGCTGCTGATCTGCATCGAATCCGGCATGTCGATCGAAGTGGCGTTTCGCAGGGTCAGCATCGAGATCGGCTCGCAGTCGGTGGCGCTGGCGGAGGAATTCACCTTGACCACTGCCGAGCTGTCCTATCTGCAGGACCGCAAGGTGGCGTATGAAAATCTCGCCAAGCGTACCGGGCTCGAGGGCGTGAAATCGGTCTGCCTGGCGCTGATGCAGTCGGAGCGCTACGGCACCCCGCTCGGCCAGAGCCTGCGCGTGATGGCGCAGGAAAACCGCGACATGCGCATGAATGAAGCCGAGAAGAAGGCCGCGGCCTTGCCGCCGAAGCTGACGGTGCCGATGATCCTGTTCTTCCTGCCGGTGCTGTTCGTCGTCATTCTCGGCCCGACCGGCATCAAGGTCGCCGCGATGCAGTGA
- a CDS encoding Flp pilus assembly protein TadD (product_source=COG5010; cath_funfam=1.25.40.10; cleavage_site_network=SignalP-noTM; cog=COG5010; pfam=PF13432; smart=SM00028; superfamily=48452; transmembrane_helix_parts=Inside_1_6,TMhelix_7_26,Outside_27_267): MRQPSCLARLFTTAAVTAILAVGLAGCKTAGMSDITGSIGDKTERPAEADPARAVEAYGERYRANPRDAEAALRYGQALRTSGQRAQAVAVFEQATLNNPGNKALLAGYGRALADTGSFQRAFEILSTAHTPANPDWRILSVQGAVLDQMSRHDEARRYYASALKLRPDEPSVLSNLGLSYMLSKDLPKAESTLRQAYGSGNADPRVRQNLGLVVGLQGRFAEAETIVRADLPADEAAANVAYLKQMLSRKDGPPLGAQGDDARGRS; the protein is encoded by the coding sequence ATGCGTCAGCCCTCTTGTCTTGCCCGGCTTTTCACGACCGCGGCCGTGACGGCGATTCTGGCCGTAGGTCTTGCCGGCTGCAAGACCGCGGGCATGTCCGACATCACCGGTTCCATCGGCGACAAAACTGAACGGCCAGCCGAAGCGGACCCGGCCCGCGCGGTGGAGGCCTATGGCGAGCGTTATCGCGCCAATCCAAGGGATGCCGAGGCGGCGTTGCGCTACGGCCAGGCGCTGCGCACCAGCGGACAGCGCGCCCAGGCCGTCGCGGTGTTCGAACAGGCCACTCTGAACAATCCCGGCAACAAGGCGCTGCTCGCCGGCTATGGCCGCGCGCTCGCCGACACCGGCAGTTTCCAGCGCGCCTTCGAGATCCTCAGTACCGCGCATACGCCGGCTAATCCGGATTGGCGCATTCTCTCGGTGCAGGGCGCGGTGCTCGACCAGATGAGCCGTCACGATGAAGCCCGCCGCTATTATGCCAGCGCCCTGAAGCTTCGCCCCGACGAGCCGTCGGTGCTGTCCAATCTCGGCCTGTCCTACATGCTCTCGAAGGATTTGCCGAAAGCCGAGTCGACGCTGCGCCAGGCTTACGGCAGCGGCAATGCCGACCCGCGCGTCCGGCAGAACCTCGGACTGGTGGTCGGCCTGCAGGGCCGCTTCGCCGAGGCCGAAACCATCGTCAGGGCCGATCTGCCGGCCGACGAGGCCGCGGCCAACGTCGCCTATCTCAAGCAGATGCTCAGCCGCAAGGACGGCCCGCCGCTCGGCGCGCAAGGCGACGACGCGCGCGGACGGTCGTAA
- a CDS encoding leucyl aminopeptidase (product_source=KO:K01255; cath_funfam=3.40.220.10,3.40.630.10; cog=COG0260; ko=KO:K01255; pfam=PF00883; superfamily=52949,53187) translates to MPSVFETASATSAIPISFATKTTWPAISAALPAPAQAFAAANGFAAKPGACLTLPGADGTIAHVIFGLEDEGAKSRDLFRPGQLPGLLPPGVYRFANAPHDTRLAALAFALGSYRFSRYRNNDVPTARLVPPDGVDIADIERMAEAAALARDLINTPSNDMGPEQLAQAAKDLAARFGASFNCIIGDDLVQQDFPLIHAVGMASPRAPRLIDFSWGDPAHPKVTLVGKGVCFDTGGLDLKPSSGMLIMKKDMGGAANVLALALMVMDAGLKVRLRVLIPAVENAVAGNAFRPLDIFKSRKGPTVEIGNTDAEGRLVLADALAYADEETPDLLVDLGTLTGAARVALGPDLPPYYTNDETLALDIARCAKEQNDPLWRLPLWAPYDAWLDSKVANINNAPSGGFAGSITCALFLQRFVESAKSWLHVDIYGWTPSAKPARPEGGECQAARAIYKLLSERYA, encoded by the coding sequence ATGCCATCCGTCTTCGAGACCGCCTCGGCCACATCGGCCATTCCGATCAGCTTCGCCACCAAGACCACCTGGCCCGCGATCAGCGCCGCGCTCCCCGCGCCGGCGCAGGCCTTCGCCGCGGCGAATGGCTTTGCCGCCAAGCCCGGCGCCTGCCTGACGCTGCCCGGGGCGGATGGCACGATCGCCCATGTGATCTTCGGGCTCGAAGACGAGGGGGCAAAATCCCGCGACCTGTTCCGGCCCGGGCAACTGCCCGGCCTGCTGCCGCCCGGCGTCTACCGCTTTGCCAATGCGCCGCACGACACCCGGCTGGCGGCGCTGGCCTTCGCGCTCGGCAGCTACCGCTTCAGCCGCTATCGCAACAACGACGTGCCGACCGCCCGACTGGTGCCGCCGGACGGCGTCGACATCGCCGATATCGAACGGATGGCCGAAGCCGCGGCACTGGCGCGCGACCTCATCAACACGCCGTCCAACGACATGGGGCCGGAACAGCTGGCGCAGGCGGCAAAGGATCTCGCGGCGCGGTTCGGCGCCAGCTTCAACTGCATCATCGGCGACGACCTCGTGCAGCAGGATTTTCCGCTGATCCACGCCGTGGGCATGGCCTCTCCCCGCGCGCCGCGGCTGATCGACTTTTCCTGGGGCGATCCCGCCCATCCCAAGGTGACCTTGGTCGGCAAGGGCGTCTGCTTCGACACCGGCGGGCTCGACCTCAAGCCGTCGAGCGGCATGCTGATCATGAAGAAGGACATGGGCGGCGCCGCCAATGTGCTGGCGCTGGCGCTGATGGTGATGGACGCGGGACTGAAGGTGCGGCTGCGCGTGCTGATCCCGGCGGTGGAGAACGCGGTCGCCGGCAACGCGTTCCGGCCGCTCGACATCTTCAAGTCGCGCAAAGGGCCAACGGTGGAAATCGGCAACACCGACGCCGAAGGCCGGCTGGTGCTGGCCGATGCGCTCGCTTATGCCGACGAGGAGACGCCGGACCTGCTGGTCGACTTGGGCACGCTGACCGGAGCCGCGCGCGTTGCGCTCGGCCCCGACCTGCCGCCCTACTACACCAACGACGAGACGCTCGCGCTCGACATCGCACGCTGCGCCAAAGAGCAGAACGATCCGCTGTGGCGGCTGCCGCTGTGGGCGCCCTACGACGCCTGGCTGGACTCCAAGGTCGCCAACATCAACAACGCGCCGTCCGGCGGCTTTGCCGGCTCGATCACCTGCGCGCTGTTCCTGCAGCGCTTCGTGGAATCCGCCAAAAGCTGGCTGCATGTCGACATCTACGGCTGGACCCCCTCCGCCAAGCCGGCGCGGCCCGAAGGCGGCGAATGCCAGGCGGCGCGGGCGATCTACAAGCTGCTGAGCGAACGCTATGCATGA
- a CDS encoding cell wall-associated NlpC family hydrolase (product_source=COG0791; cath_funfam=2.30.30.40,3.90.1720.10; cog=COG0791; pfam=PF00877,PF18348; smart=SM00287; superfamily=50044,54001) — MHDPRLTPARPDLAAKYLEGKVEAARFVTGEEFEVTDAIAPVRREPFSGAMLETQALKGERVTIYDHNDEGWAWGQLNGDGYVGWIPERALSKPGAAPTHKITAIRTFAFQAPTIKIPPSDTLLMGTRIAVVREDRGFAITPDNSHLPLQHVGALDHFESDFVAVAERFVGTPYLWGGKSSLGIDCSGLVQVALNAAGTGCPRDSDMQESGLGRALSAAELQKLQRGDLIFWKGHVAIVRDARTIVHANAHHMATAIEDTKAAIARIKAAGSVVTSIKRLS, encoded by the coding sequence ATGCATGATCCCCGCCTGACGCCGGCGCGGCCCGACCTCGCGGCGAAATACCTCGAAGGCAAGGTGGAGGCCGCGCGCTTCGTCACCGGCGAGGAGTTCGAGGTCACCGATGCCATCGCGCCGGTGCGCCGCGAGCCGTTCTCCGGCGCGATGCTGGAGACGCAGGCGCTGAAGGGCGAGCGCGTCACTATCTATGACCACAACGACGAAGGCTGGGCCTGGGGCCAGCTCAATGGCGATGGCTATGTCGGCTGGATTCCGGAACGCGCGCTGAGCAAGCCCGGAGCCGCGCCAACGCACAAGATCACCGCGATCCGGACCTTCGCGTTTCAGGCGCCGACGATCAAGATTCCGCCGTCGGACACGCTGCTGATGGGCACGCGGATCGCGGTCGTGCGCGAGGATCGCGGCTTTGCGATCACGCCGGACAACAGCCATCTGCCGCTGCAACATGTCGGCGCGCTCGATCATTTCGAAAGCGATTTTGTCGCGGTGGCCGAACGGTTCGTCGGCACGCCGTATCTATGGGGCGGCAAGAGCAGCCTCGGCATCGATTGCTCCGGGCTGGTGCAGGTCGCGCTGAACGCGGCCGGCACCGGCTGTCCGCGCGACAGCGACATGCAGGAGAGCGGGCTCGGCCGCGCGCTGTCGGCGGCGGAACTGCAGAAGCTGCAGCGCGGCGACCTGATCTTCTGGAAGGGCCACGTCGCCATCGTCCGCGATGCCAGGACCATCGTTCACGCCAACGCGCATCACATGGCGACGGCGATCGAAGACACCAAAGCCGCCATCGCGCGGATCAAGGCGGCAGGCAGCGTGGTGACGAGCATCAAGCGATTGAGTTAG
- a CDS encoding ADP-ribose pyrophosphatase (product_source=KO:K01515; cath_funfam=3.90.79.10; cog=COG0494; ko=KO:K01515; pfam=PF00293; superfamily=55811; tigrfam=TIGR00052): MIRHGDTKSAIADRAADITLSAPTVVGRGFMTYERYDVAIARHDDEPLRQQRDVLRASRVAAVLPIDLARGEIVLIHQFRLPAHLATGRGEMVEIVAGRVDGDESVLAAASRECFEEIGVAPDRLVELYSVLPTPGFTDEYVTFFLGFVDAAKVPARGGLVGETEDIRPFAVPIDAAIAALESGAIFNGLMVSALQWLALHRDRLQDYYDRATPV, from the coding sequence ATGATCAGGCACGGCGACACAAAATCTGCGATCGCCGATCGCGCGGCCGATATCACACTGTCGGCGCCAACCGTGGTCGGCCGCGGCTTCATGACCTATGAGCGCTACGATGTGGCGATTGCGCGCCATGACGACGAACCGTTGCGGCAGCAGCGCGACGTGCTGCGCGCCAGCCGCGTTGCGGCGGTGCTGCCGATCGATCTGGCGCGAGGCGAGATCGTGCTGATCCATCAGTTCCGCTTGCCGGCGCATCTCGCCACCGGCCGCGGCGAAATGGTGGAGATCGTCGCCGGGCGCGTCGATGGCGACGAGAGCGTGCTAGCTGCGGCCTCCCGTGAATGTTTCGAGGAAATTGGCGTCGCGCCGGATCGCCTTGTTGAACTCTACAGCGTGTTGCCGACGCCGGGATTTACCGACGAATACGTCACCTTCTTCCTCGGCTTCGTCGATGCCGCGAAGGTGCCGGCTCGCGGGGGCCTCGTTGGCGAGACCGAAGATATCAGGCCGTTCGCGGTGCCGATCGATGCCGCCATCGCCGCACTTGAGAGCGGCGCCATTTTCAACGGCCTGATGGTCAGCGCGCTGCAATGGCTGGCGTTGCACCGCGACCGTCTGCAGGACTATTACGATCGGGCGACGCCGGTTTAG